The genome window GGGCGACCGCATCGTCGGCGTGGGGCAGGGCGAAAGCGGCCCCATTACCGAAGTGCTGGGCATGCGCATCGACGACGTGGTGCAGCTGATCCGCGGCGCCAAGGATTCCGTGGTGCGCCTGGACATCCTGCCGGCCGACGCCGGCCCGGACGCCAAGCACGTGGTCTTGCCGCTGGTGCGCAAGAAAATCAGCATGGAAGAGCAGGCGGCGAAGAAATCGGTCATCGAAGTGCGCGAGAACGGCGTCAAGCGCCGCATCGGCGTCATTTCGCTGCCAACGTTCTACCAGGATTTCGAAGCGCGCCGCCGTGGCGACAAAGACTTTAAAAGCGCCACGCGTGACGTCAGCCGTTTGCTGGCCGAGTTGAAGAAGGACAAGGTCGACAACGTCCTGATCGATTTGCGCAACAACGGCGGCGGTTCGCTGAACGAAGCCGTCGAACTGACGGGCCTGTTCATCGACAAGGGCCCGGTCGTGATGCAGCGCAATGCCGAAGGCAAGGTCGACGTGGAAAGCGATACGAATGCCGGTCTGGCCTGGGACGGTCCGATGGGCGTGCTGATCAACCGCGGCTCCGCATCGGCCTCCGAGATTTTCGCCGCCGCCGTGCAGGACTACGGCCGTGGCGTGATCATCGGCGAAGGCAGCTTCGGCAAGGGTACCGTACAAACCCTGTTCAACCTCGACCGTTTCGGCGGCAGCGAGAAAGCCCGTTTCGGCGAGCTGAAAATGACCATCGCGCAATTCTTCCGCATCAATGGCGGCACCACGCAATTGCGCGGCGTCACCCCTGACATCAAGCTGCCGGCCATGTCGGACACGGAAAACTTCGGCGAATCGAGCTATGACAATGCCCTGCCATGGGTGGCCATCAAGCCGGCGTCGTATATTCCGACGGGCGACCTGAAGGAAATCGTGCCGCTGCTGGACAAGAAGCATGAAGCGCGCGTGGCCAAGGACAAGGATTTCCAGTACTTGCTCGATGACATAGCCCTGGTCGTCAAGCAGCGCAAGGAAAACCAGATTTCGCTCAATGAAACCGTGCGCCGCAAGGAGCGCGATGCCCAGGAAGCGCGCGCCAAGGCCCGTGAAAAACGCCTGATCGCGCAAATTTCGAATCCTGCCGACGATTTAGTGGTGATTCCTGATCCGAAAGACGTGCTGAAGGGCGCGAAAGCGGCCAGCAAGACGGCCAAGCAGATCGCCGCCGTGAAGGGCGCCTTGCGCACCGACGACGGCTTGCAGGGCGACGAGCGGGCTCTGAGCGCCGAACTCGACGCCGAAACGGCCGCCAAGAGCGCCAAGGACGTGCTGCTGAACGAAGCGGCGCGCATCCTGGCCGACGAAGTGGCGCTGATCAAGGCCGATACCCGCATGGCGTCCAAGGTCTTGCCGTATGGCGCGGATACCAAGGCGACGCCGGTGGCGGCGACATCGAAGTAATGAACGTGGAGTAAGGAG of Janthinobacterium sp. PAMC25594 contains these proteins:
- a CDS encoding carboxy terminal-processing peptidase, with the protein product MKKQMMLVTLVLALSAHAGAAQTDKSAAPPLTMKPLAQQTQAALWASRVLTRVHYKAMPLDDAMSEKIFDRYFKSLDAEKLFFVQADIDRFAPLRTRLDDAIINEDLTAPFAIYNLYQQRFDERMAYARELLKTKFDFAADESYQVDREKAAWPKNDEEVRDLWRKRVKNDWLRLKLAGKEDKAIRETLDKRYESYTTRSRKLNSEDVFQIFMNSYAMSIEPHTNYLGPRASDNFDIAMRLSLEGIGAVLQTRDEYTVVREVVPGSPAGLSGKLKVGDRIVGVGQGESGPITEVLGMRIDDVVQLIRGAKDSVVRLDILPADAGPDAKHVVLPLVRKKISMEEQAAKKSVIEVRENGVKRRIGVISLPTFYQDFEARRRGDKDFKSATRDVSRLLAELKKDKVDNVLIDLRNNGGGSLNEAVELTGLFIDKGPVVMQRNAEGKVDVESDTNAGLAWDGPMGVLINRGSASASEIFAAAVQDYGRGVIIGEGSFGKGTVQTLFNLDRFGGSEKARFGELKMTIAQFFRINGGTTQLRGVTPDIKLPAMSDTENFGESSYDNALPWVAIKPASYIPTGDLKEIVPLLDKKHEARVAKDKDFQYLLDDIALVVKQRKENQISLNETVRRKERDAQEARAKAREKRLIAQISNPADDLVVIPDPKDVLKGAKAASKTAKQIAAVKGALRTDDGLQGDERALSAELDAETAAKSAKDVLLNEAARILADEVALIKADTRMASKVLPYGADTKATPVAATSK